The following are encoded together in the Bradyrhizobium algeriense genome:
- the paaE gene encoding 1,2-phenylacetyl-CoA epoxidase subunit PaaE → MSHAPRFHRLAVNDIRREAADAVSMTFAIPKELESDYSFMPGQYLTLRTTMDGEEVRRSYSICSGPDDGELRIAVKKVDGGAFSNWAAEELKSGDELDVMTPTGRFGIAHAPEEARIYVGFAAGSGITPILSIVKGVLAREPDSRFFLFYGNRTTSSMLFLEKLEELKDRFMQQLSLFHVISGEEQDIPILHGRLDGEKVRVLLRSLVPASSVDHVFICGPMGMSEDIEATCRDIGIAEDRIHVERFVSEFGGKPRPKKMIEASAPPRAMASLIIDGKRREVPVAEGEAILDAALRAGMDLPFACKGGMCSTCRAKLVEGDAQMEVNYSLEPWELKAGYILTCQARPCSDKVVVDYDHV, encoded by the coding sequence ATGTCCCACGCACCGCGCTTTCACCGTCTCGCCGTCAACGACATCCGCCGCGAAGCGGCCGACGCAGTGTCGATGACGTTTGCGATCCCGAAAGAGCTGGAAAGCGACTACAGCTTTATGCCAGGGCAATACCTCACCTTGCGCACGACGATGGACGGCGAAGAAGTACGCCGCTCCTATTCGATTTGTTCCGGCCCTGACGATGGCGAATTGCGCATCGCCGTGAAGAAAGTCGACGGCGGCGCGTTCTCCAATTGGGCCGCGGAAGAGTTGAAGAGCGGCGACGAACTCGATGTGATGACGCCGACCGGTCGCTTCGGCATCGCCCATGCGCCGGAAGAGGCGCGGATCTATGTCGGCTTTGCCGCGGGAAGCGGGATCACGCCGATCCTGTCGATCGTCAAGGGCGTGCTGGCGCGCGAACCCGATAGCCGCTTCTTCCTGTTCTATGGCAACCGCACAACATCGAGCATGCTGTTCCTCGAAAAGTTGGAGGAATTGAAGGACCGCTTCATGCAGCAGCTTTCGCTCTTCCACGTCATTTCGGGCGAAGAGCAGGATATTCCGATCCTGCACGGCCGGCTCGACGGCGAGAAGGTGCGCGTGCTGCTGCGCTCGCTGGTGCCGGCTTCAAGCGTCGATCACGTCTTCATCTGCGGCCCGATGGGCATGAGCGAGGACATCGAGGCGACCTGCCGCGACATCGGCATCGCCGAGGATCGCATTCATGTGGAGCGCTTCGTCTCCGAGTTCGGCGGCAAGCCGCGTCCGAAGAAGATGATCGAAGCGTCCGCGCCGCCCAGGGCGATGGCGTCCTTGATCATCGATGGAAAACGACGCGAGGTGCCGGTCGCTGAAGGTGAGGCCATCCTCGACGCGGCGTTGCGCGCCGGCATGGATCTGCCGTTCGCCTGCAAGGGCGGCATGTGCTCGACCTGCCGCGCCAAGCTGGTCGAGGGCGATGCGCAGATGGAGGTCAATTATTCGCTGGAGCCGTGGGAGCTGAAGGCGGGATACATCCTGACCTGCCAAGCGCGGCCCTGTTCGGACAAGGTGGTCGTGGACTACGACCACGTTTAG
- the paaD gene encoding 1,2-phenylacetyl-CoA epoxidase subunit PaaD, translated as MVTAILNDSDLRRRAWEAAAQVVDPEIPVLTIADLGVLREVEVHDGRVEVAITPTYSGCPAMNMIALEIELALARAGIARPTVRTVLSPAWTTDWMSEDGRSKLRQYGIAPPQASTSRRALFGEQQVACPQCGSQNTELLSEFGSTSCKALWRCKSCREPFDYFKCH; from the coding sequence ATGGTAACGGCCATTCTCAACGATAGCGATCTGCGCCGTCGCGCCTGGGAAGCGGCTGCGCAAGTGGTCGATCCCGAGATTCCCGTGCTCACCATCGCCGATCTCGGCGTGCTGCGCGAGGTCGAGGTCCATGACGGCCGCGTTGAGGTCGCGATCACGCCGACCTATTCCGGCTGTCCCGCCATGAACATGATCGCTCTGGAGATCGAGCTCGCGCTGGCGCGCGCCGGCATTGCGCGGCCGACCGTCCGCACGGTGCTGTCGCCGGCCTGGACCACGGACTGGATGAGCGAGGACGGCCGCAGCAAGCTGCGGCAATACGGTATCGCTCCGCCGCAGGCCTCAACTTCACGCCGCGCGCTGTTCGGCGAGCAGCAGGTGGCCTGTCCGCAATGCGGCTCGCAGAATACCGAATTGCTTTCCGAATTCGGCTCGACCTCCTGCAAGGCGCTGTGGCGCTGCAAGAGCTGCCGTGAACCGTTCGATTATTTCAAGTGTCATTAA
- the paaC gene encoding 1,2-phenylacetyl-CoA epoxidase subunit PaaC, protein MIVANISVSETPLVLYTLRRADDALILGHRLSEWCGHAPMLEEDMALANMGLDLLGQARELYSYAAKVEGKDNDEDKFAYLRDVRQYRNLLLLEQPNGDFARTMVRQFFYATFADLYWRAMMCSGDPTLAAIAAKSEKESAYHVRHCSEWIVRLGDGTEESHRRAQSAIDELWAFTGEMFAVDDSERALIDAGIAIDPAPLRSQWLKTITGVVSEATLALPKNDWMQQGGRSGRHSEHLGHLLSELQSMQRTFPGATW, encoded by the coding sequence ATGATCGTCGCCAACATCTCTGTCTCCGAGACCCCGCTGGTGCTCTACACCTTGCGCCGCGCCGACGATGCGCTGATCCTCGGGCACCGGCTGTCGGAATGGTGCGGTCATGCGCCGATGCTGGAAGAGGACATGGCGCTCGCCAATATGGGCCTCGATCTGCTTGGCCAGGCGCGCGAGCTCTATTCCTATGCGGCCAAGGTCGAGGGCAAGGATAACGACGAGGACAAGTTCGCCTATCTCCGCGACGTCAGGCAGTACCGCAATTTGCTGTTGCTGGAACAGCCCAATGGCGATTTCGCGCGTACCATGGTGCGGCAATTCTTCTACGCCACCTTCGCCGATCTCTATTGGCGGGCAATGATGTGCTCCGGCGATCCGACGCTGGCGGCGATCGCGGCGAAGTCGGAAAAGGAAAGCGCCTATCACGTCAGGCACTGTTCGGAATGGATCGTCCGCCTCGGCGACGGCACCGAGGAAAGCCACCGCCGCGCTCAATCTGCGATCGACGAGCTCTGGGCCTTTACCGGTGAGATGTTCGCCGTCGACGACAGCGAGCGCGCGCTGATCGATGCCGGCATCGCGATCGATCCCGCGCCGTTGCGTTCGCAATGGTTGAAGACGATCACGGGCGTCGTTAGCGAGGCGACGCTTGCGTTGCCGAAGAACGACTGGATGCAGCAGGGCGGCCGCAGCGGCCGGCACAGCGAGCATCTCGGCCATCTCCTCAGCGAGCTGCAGTCGATGCAGCGGACCTTTCCGGGGGCGACATGGTAA
- the paaB gene encoding 1,2-phenylacetyl-CoA epoxidase subunit PaaB: MATPNIPLWEVFIRSRNGLAHKHVGSLHATDATLALQAARDIYTRRGEGLSIWVVPSNAITASDPSEKGMMFEPAESKIYRHPTFYDVPDEVGHM; the protein is encoded by the coding sequence ATGGCAACGCCGAACATTCCGCTCTGGGAGGTCTTCATCCGCAGCCGCAACGGGCTGGCGCACAAGCATGTCGGATCGCTGCACGCGACCGACGCGACCCTGGCGCTGCAGGCCGCGCGCGACATCTATACCCGCCGCGGCGAGGGCCTCTCGATCTGGGTGGTGCCCTCGAATGCGATCACTGCGTCCGATCCGTCCGAGAAGGGCATGATGTTCGAACCGGCGGAATCGAAAATCTATCGGCACCCGACGTTTTACGACGTGCCGGATGAAGTGGGACATATGTAG